Sequence from the Parvicella tangerina genome:
AAATGAGTAGGAAAGCCATTTTCCGCAAGAATAACATTCATATCCACATCCATATTTCCTGGTTTCCCTAGCCTTTCTATCACACCTCCCAAAGGACTTTTACTTCCTCCTGGCCAGCTTAAGAACTTCACAATGACCTTATCCCCGTGTTTGGCGTTCTTCAGATGTCCTTTTTCAATAAAAAAGTCAACAGGCATTCTAGACTCCTCTGGACGTACAAAAACTGTGGATTTTCCAACATCAACGGTTCCCACAAATTCCGTACGTTTTCGTTCAACAACATCAATCACCTTCCCTTCGATCTTGCCTTGTCTTTTGAATAACTCAACGCGAACCTTATCTTGATGAAAAGCCTTTCCAGTGTTGTTTGAGTGAATAAAAATATCGTCCTCCATTCCATCAACGATTAAATATGCCGCTCCACGTTGATTAAAATCTATTGTACCTTCTACTACATTTTCAGCATTATGCCTTTCACTTCCTTGTGCTATTCGATATACTCCCCTTTGAACCGCTTTTACGATATTGAAAGTCGTCAACTCGATAAGCACATCATGAATAAGTTTTCGGTCTGATGTGCTCTTGACTCCCATTATCTGGATGATCTCCTTTTCACTAAAATTTTTGTGAGGGTGCGATTCAAAAAGGTGAACCAATTTCTTGGTGAATTTGTACTTCAGTTTAGACTGAGGTTTCTTTTTCTTTTTAGCCATTCAGTTTTATAGTTTGTTGCAAGTTAAGGCTTTCTGGATGAAACATACATGAAATTGGATGAATAGTTGTTAATATCATTTACTTGACAATTTTTCTTATTTTTGAAGGCAACCAATGATCCATTGTCCCGTCAAAGGGACATATAACCAAAAGAAACCTATGAAAAAGAGAAGCATCATACGCATTGTCTTAGCGAATTTTCTATTCATATATACCGCTACCGCACTAGCACAGACCAGCACAGAACGACCACATCTGGTTAAGCCGGCTAAAGCCGAAGTGGAGAAAATAAATGAAGCAGCACCTGCTGATGAGGTAAAAAAGGAAAATGCTCAACCTTCCGATGAAAAGAAAACGGTTCTTCAACTGACTACGGGAGAGAAACCTGATGGTGCAAGTGGGACATACATCCCCAAAGAAGAAATAAAACCTTTTACTCCCGTTTCGGCTAGTGGATACACCGATGAGAACTATCAGAAAAACAAGGAAAAATCAAAAGCAGTAGCTGAGCAGTTGAACAAACCAGCTGGACAACAATCAAAACTCACTAAACCAACCTTGGAAGAATATATCCAATTAAGGGATTCTTACCCTGCTAACTCAAATGAGTATTTTCTTATTCAAGCAAAGATTGACAATTTGAAGGAACAAGAAGAGAAGTAATGTCATACCTTACTTATTAAGATTTAACCATGAAACAACTTATATATATTTTTTTACTTGTAGTCGGATCACTCGTGTCGGTCTCAGCACAGCTAACTGGAAACGGGGCGGACAATAGCGTATCGACTTCTTACACCAACGGAGCATCAAACGATCAGATTTATATTTATTGCTCTACACCATCGAACCCTGTAACAGGATCTTTGACTGCAACTCCCCCCTCTGGTACGGCACCGTTTTCATTTTCATGGTATGAATATGATTCAGGAGGTAATGGTTGGGCAGCTATGTCAACTTCTGTTGGGAACACCTCTACCGTTAACAACTTAGCTAACGGTGGATATCTTGTAGCAATACAAGATGCGGGTGGAAACCCTGTAGGATGCTATAGAGCATGGGTTTTTATCAATGAAACTACCGTTGATGCTGGTGCCCCTGTAAATGGGTGTACGCCTTTCAGTTTAACGGCAACTCCAGATGCAGTGGCTAACTTCGTTTATTACAATCCTCCACCAGATCCTTTACTTATTGATGCAAATACGGAAATAACCGTTTGTTTTGATGCTATTCACACGTATGTTTCTGATTTAGGATTTTTCTTGGTTTCTCCAGCAGGAAATGTTGTTGAACTCTCTCCCAATCCAGGCGCTACTGGAAACTCTGGCGGTTCAGTTTGTAATTCTGGAGACAATGTGAACGGTCTTTGTTTTACCACTAATCCAGCAGGAAACTTTGACCCTTGTACAGAGGCTGCTCCTTACTCTGGAACATTTGATTCCTATGGAGAGACTCCTACCCCTATTGACTGGTCACCTATTTATGGCGAAGAAGCTTCTCAAGGAGGTTGGGCCGTCCAAATTTACGATTGTATTGGTGCAGATGTTGGATACATGTCTGGAGCGGATATCAGCTTCTCTGGAACAGGAACTTGTGGACCGATTAACGTGAGCTATAATTCAGGAGCAATCAGTTCTGACATTAATGACAACTCATGCGATGCAGCTTCGGCTTCGATCTTTCAAGTACCTCAAAATCCCTCGGTTACAACCCCTATTACTCTCAATAACTCAATTTCGAACATTTCATGGAGTACCGGTGATAATACGGCTACCACTTCAATCAACCCTGCACCTTCAGGGAGTCAGATGTACTATGTAACAGTAACGGATAATTTTGGGTGTACAGCAACAGACTCTGTCCTGTTTACCAATACCTGTGTATGTAATATAGATTATTTTGAAGCCAATATTGGCGCTCCCGATTGTGGCGGAACTAACACGTTTGATATAACTGGTGAAGTGCAATATTCTAATGCACCGACCTCTGGAGATCTGATTATAGAAAACTGTTCTGGAGATCAAGTGGTCTATTCTTACCCTTTCCCAGCTTCACCTATTAACTACACGATTTCTGGAATTCCTGCAGACGGCACTCCGAACTGCGATGTTACGGTATACTTTACTGACGATGCGGCATGTACGCAAGTTGTTGGCCCCTATACAGAACCACAATGTGTCTGTGCTTTTACCTACATAGATGTTAATATCGGGCTATGTGACCCTAACACCAATGATTTTGAAATCACTGGAACAGTAGAGTTCGACTCTCCTCCAACCTCTGGAAATCTCGTGATTGAAGATTGCAACGGTAATACCGTGAGTTATCCAGTTGGGACAATTTCAAGCCCTTGGAATTATACGCTTTCTGGAATCAATTCGGATGGAACAACAAATTGTTCAATCACAGCCACTTTTGATGCAGACCCAACATGTACAGTAACATCCCCTCAGTATGACAACCCAGCTTCTTGTGCTTGTGCTGCAGATGTCGGAACATTCAATGCTACTATCAACGGTTCTGGCACAACTACCACCCCTTATATGTTGTGTTTCAATGACGAAATGACCATTACTTCTGACAATAACTTGAACCCGCCAGAAGATTTCTCACCGATTAGTGATGGAACAGGGACTCCTATTAACTATAATCCAGGAATTGCTTATGCTGTTTTTGAATGTCCTCCTACAGTTACGGTTCCAGATGATATCACAACAGACCCTTGTCTAGTTGGGTTTATTTTCCCCACTACAGGTAATGACTTTAGTGACTTGAACGATTTAGGAGACGTGCCATGGGCTGGAAATTACACTAACCAAACTGTTTATTATGTTCCTATCACAACCTATGGCGATAATGCAAACGGAAATTATTATGCCATATCAATTAATGGCGGAGATTGGTGTTACGATATGGGTAATACTTACTCTGTTCAGTACTTACCGGAAATCACATACACGGAGACACCAGACTGTCAGAACGGAAGTGTTGCGATAACTATTAATGGTGGTAGTCCTGAGCTGAACGGCACAGACTTCACTGCAAGTAACCTTCTTCCTGCATCGGCTAGTTTTAGTAACACCACAACGGGTAATGGTGGGGATATTGTTATCACGGGACTACAAGACGGTGACATGTATTCTTTTGATGTAGTAGATGAAAATGGCTGTCCAGTAGCGGTTAGTGGAGGTCCTTTTGTCGGACTGCCAACAGCAGATGCTGGTGCAGATGATGATGTCTGTTCATTGACTTACACTTTAGCTGCAACACCTTCGATCGGTACAGGTACCTGGACAGGTCCTGCTGGTGCAGTATTTAGCAATGCGAATAGCGCAACAAGTGATGTTACCGTTCCCGCAGCTGGATCATACACGTTTACCTGGACAGAAGATAACGGTGGTGGTTGTACTGACAGTGATGACGTCACAGTTCAATTCTCAAATCTGCAATACGCTGAAGTTGTTAATGACCCTACTTGTGGAAATGCTGACGGAGATATCACCCTGAACGCTTCCAATGGTATTACTGCTTACACCTACAGCATTGACAACGGAGCCAATACCCAAGGAACTGGTTCTTTTGCTGGACTTGCCTCTGGAACCTACGACATTCTGGTTGAAGATGCAATTGGTTGTCAAGCAACTGGAACTATTACGCTTACTGACCTTGGCGGACCAACCATTGATAACATTAACAGTAACGATATTTCATGTAACGCAGCCTGTGATGGTGACATTTCTATCTCTGCAACAGGAGCTACTCAATTTAGCATTGATAATGGGGCTAACTTTGTTGCTAATAATACCTTCAATAGTTTATGCGCTGGAACCTACGACATTGTTGTTGAAGATGCCCTCGGTTGTTCTGTATCTGGCAGTGTTACCTTAACCGAACCTACGGCACTCACCCACTCAACGACACAGGTTGATCTGCTGTGTGCTAATGATTGCAATGGGGAGATTGATATTACCGAAGACGGAGGTACAGGACCATATCAGTATAGCATTGATAACGGTGCAACTAATCAGGGAACTGGTCTCTTTCAAAACCTGTGTGTAGGAACCTATGATATTTTAGTTACTGATGCCAGTGGATGTACTTCTACTTCTCAGGTTACCTTAACAGAGCCAGCGCCTCTAAGCGTAACGATTGGTATCACTGATGCAACCTGCTATGGTCAGTGCGATGGTATGATGAACTCTATTCCTACTGGAGGTACAGGGCCAGGAACTTACAACTACAGTTGGACGCCAGCTGTTGGTGGTAATGTTCCATTAGTTACTAACCTTTGTGCAGGAGCCTATGATCTGTCCATCACAGATGGCAATGGTTGTGTCTTAGACACTAACGGAATTGTTGTTGGAGCTCCTCAGGCGGTTACCATTGACAATGTGGCAACAGTAGATGAAACGTGTGGTGGTGATTGTGATGGTAGTTTAACCATTAACTCAACAGGAGCTACTGAATGGAGTCTTGATGGCATAACTTATGGAGCGAATAATACTTTTAACAACTTGTGCGCAGGTACATATACGGTTTATGCACAGGATGTAAATGGGTGTTCTGCCAATGATCAGGTTACTATTCAAGGACCTCCACCAGTGGAAGTAGTAGCTAATGGTTCTACTACAATTTGTATTGGTCAAAGCACAACACTTACCTCTCTTGCCTCAGGTGGTGTTGGAGGATATACTTATGCCTGGGATAATGGAGGTAACACACAAGATATTAATGTTACTCCAGCAGGTTCGCAAGCTTATTGTGTTGTCGCAACTGATGCGAATGGTTGTAACTCACCAGCTTCTTGTGTCAATGTGAACCTGAACCCACCTTTAAGTGTGGTTGCACTGTCAGATCAATCCATCTGTGAAGGGGATGATGCCCAGATCAATGCAATTGGAAGTGGAGGTAACGGAGGTCCGTATACCTACACTTGGGATCAAGGCATTGGCACTGGCCAAAATCAAACGGTATCACCAGCATTTACCACTATTTATACGGTTAGTGTATCTGATGGATGTACAACTCCAAATGCAACAGCTAACGTTACAATCACAGTAAACACCATCCCTAATGTGTCTTTCAACGCTGATAACTTAGACGGATGTGCACCTGTAGATGTCAACTTTACAGAAACAAATGTCCCAGCAGGATCAAGCTGTTTGTGGTCGTTTGGTGATGGTGGTGCAAGCACTGATTGCAGCAACGTAAATTATTCTTTTGAAAATCCTGGGTGTTGGGATGTGACATTGCAAGTAACGACTCCTGAAGGATGTCAGACGTCCAGCACGATTACAGATTACATTTGTGTATATGATTATCCTGATCCAGACTTTGTATTTGGACCACAACCTACAACGATCCTTGAGCCTACCATTAATTTTACCAATTTAACATCTGGGGCTACCACCTACACATGGACCTTTGATACAGCAGGTAATCAAGATCAGAGTACAGCAACGAATCCAAGCTACGCTTTTGGAGATGTTGGAACCTTTGAGGTTTGTTTGGATGCAGTAAGCGCAGAAGGGTGCCCTGCACAGGCATGTGATAGCGTAATTATTTCTGAAGAGTTTATCGTTTATGTTCCAAATGCATTTACACCAGATGGTGACGAAGTAAATAATGAGTTTGTTCCAATTATTAGTGGAATTATTCCTGACTCTTATGAATTTATGGTATTCAACCGATGGGGAGAGCTTATCTTCCAAACACAAATCGTTGGAGATGGTTGGGACGGTACTTATAAGAATGTAATGTCTCAGGAAGACGTTTACGTTTGGAAACTAAAAGTTGAAGATCAAGTAGGGGAATCCCATGAATACATTGGGCACGTAACCTTGATCAAATAGTTTTAAGGTAAACGATCTTTCCAGCTTTCGCAATGAAAGGGATAATTGACCCAAATTGATGACTTAAAGGCACTCTTCGGAGTGCTTTTTTGTGCTTTAGAAAATAGCTATCCTTGTGGTGTCTAATTTTATCCGACCACTTTTCAAAGTCCTTGCCCGTGTATACTCCCCAAGGATTTTCAAACTTTCTTGCACCTGTTCGCAAAACATCTGGATGAGGTCGTAGCAAAGCAAACTTCGAGTAGACTTCCATAACAATGTGCGCACTTACTATTTTATTGGCGATTTTGTTGATGATCTCTTGAACCTGTTCTTTTGAGAAATACATAAAAAGACCTTCGGCAATAAAAAGGACCTCCTGGCCTTTTATACCTTGAATTTTATTCAGCCATTCATCTTCAAAAATACTATCAGTCCAATAGGCGTGTTGTTCTGTCTCTTGATAGAAGTTTTCCCAGGCTTTCTTGACAGGAGGCAAGTCTATTTCAATCCAGACGAGATCCTCATCCAACTTACGCATCCGTTCATATCGGGTACATAGTCCCGCTCCTAAGTTGACTACCACAGGATGATCAGTTGATTCGATATAAGAGGAGACGAAAGCATCTATTTCTAGCGACCTCCAGATCATAAGACCTTGAGATTCTTTGGACAAGGCTTTCCACCATTTGTTCAACTCAGGCCTAAGCTCAACCGCTTTATTAGCAATTTCCAAGGCCTTAAGATCAGTAATCTGTGAGTTGCTTCGCTTTGTTTCGATCGCCTTTCCAAACAACGGAATCCAAAGTGTTTCAGAGACACTTTTCAGATCAAGACTCATGAAGTTATGATTAATGTTGAAGGACTACTTTTTGTGTGGTGCTGAGCCCTTTTAAATTATCTACGACCTTTATAAAATACGTTCCACTCGGCAAGTCTCCAAGATCTAGGGACTCAGTCAGCGCATTTGCTTTCTGGTTAATTAACTCATTCCCTAAAAGGTCATACAACTTAATGGAAGCGTTATTTATTTCAGTCAGCTCAAGCTGCAACATTGCATTGGTTGGGTTTGGATAAACCGAAAAACTAGGTGTTTCCACCTCATCAACAGAAACGCTTTCGAAAGAATGCTTCATAAAAAACTTCCATATCTCAGTGGTGTAAAAAATATCATTAGCAGGTGTAAGCCATACGTGTTCAGCGCTATCTACTCGAAATAACTCCACTTCAGCACCATCATCGCAAGAGGAATAAAGCGAATGCGTTACGGTCAGTCCATCGCTCATGATATCCGGTAATGCTGTAACAGTTGGCGTTCCTCCGCAATTGTTATTCGTTGCCCAAAACGTGGCTAAATCTTCTGCATCATTACCGTATAAGTTTCCTTCATAATAGACGGTTGAGTCTCCTGTTCCATGAAAATGACATGCGGGAACTGCCCTTCCGGGTGTACAGTTAAGAGCTCCACCAATAGTACCTGCTACAGAAGCAATTGCTGCAATGCGATCGTTCATTTCACACCCCAATCGATTGGTCATAAACCCTCCCATAGAAAAACCACAAGAGAACACCTTTGATTGATCAATGTTATAGTCAGCTATCAAAGTGTCTAAAATCGCTCCAAAAAAGCCAATATCATCTACGGAGCCGTTGAGCGTGTAACCTAAATAACTAGCGCCAGAATTCCATGCAGAAGACCCAATCAATGGATCTACAATTGCCTGTGGTGTAATTACAATAAAGTTAGCCGTGTCAGCAACGTAGTTCATTCCGATTCCTGTAAAGTTGTTCATGTTATCTCCTAGACCATGCAAGCAGAAGACTACAGGAACAGCCGAAGAGCCATCATAGGAAGCTGGAACATACTTAATGTACTCACGAGTGAGTCCGTCCCATGTAAAAGAATGCGTGGTTTGTTGTGAAAACGTGTTTAGCGCAAGCACTAAAGACAAGAGGGTAAATAATTGTTTCATCGGATTATAATTTACCCAAATATACAATTTCTTCCTGTATAAAAGATGAAAGCCCTCCGAAACGGAGAGCTTTCAACAACAAACAAACAAAAACAAACCACACTAATCAACCACCACTTCTTAAATACGTTAAATCAAGATAAAAGGTTGTCTGACTACCTCAGGTTAATCTGCTGGCCTTCTTCAAGACTCTTGCCAAACATTCCTTCATTACGCTTATACAGTTTTTTTAGCTTCACACCATATTGTTGAGCAATATCATTCATG
This genomic interval carries:
- a CDS encoding PKD domain-containing protein, translated to MKQLIYIFLLVVGSLVSVSAQLTGNGADNSVSTSYTNGASNDQIYIYCSTPSNPVTGSLTATPPSGTAPFSFSWYEYDSGGNGWAAMSTSVGNTSTVNNLANGGYLVAIQDAGGNPVGCYRAWVFINETTVDAGAPVNGCTPFSLTATPDAVANFVYYNPPPDPLLIDANTEITVCFDAIHTYVSDLGFFLVSPAGNVVELSPNPGATGNSGGSVCNSGDNVNGLCFTTNPAGNFDPCTEAAPYSGTFDSYGETPTPIDWSPIYGEEASQGGWAVQIYDCIGADVGYMSGADISFSGTGTCGPINVSYNSGAISSDINDNSCDAASASIFQVPQNPSVTTPITLNNSISNISWSTGDNTATTSINPAPSGSQMYYVTVTDNFGCTATDSVLFTNTCVCNIDYFEANIGAPDCGGTNTFDITGEVQYSNAPTSGDLIIENCSGDQVVYSYPFPASPINYTISGIPADGTPNCDVTVYFTDDAACTQVVGPYTEPQCVCAFTYIDVNIGLCDPNTNDFEITGTVEFDSPPTSGNLVIEDCNGNTVSYPVGTISSPWNYTLSGINSDGTTNCSITATFDADPTCTVTSPQYDNPASCACAADVGTFNATINGSGTTTTPYMLCFNDEMTITSDNNLNPPEDFSPISDGTGTPINYNPGIAYAVFECPPTVTVPDDITTDPCLVGFIFPTTGNDFSDLNDLGDVPWAGNYTNQTVYYVPITTYGDNANGNYYAISINGGDWCYDMGNTYSVQYLPEITYTETPDCQNGSVAITINGGSPELNGTDFTASNLLPASASFSNTTTGNGGDIVITGLQDGDMYSFDVVDENGCPVAVSGGPFVGLPTADAGADDDVCSLTYTLAATPSIGTGTWTGPAGAVFSNANSATSDVTVPAAGSYTFTWTEDNGGGCTDSDDVTVQFSNLQYAEVVNDPTCGNADGDITLNASNGITAYTYSIDNGANTQGTGSFAGLASGTYDILVEDAIGCQATGTITLTDLGGPTIDNINSNDISCNAACDGDISISATGATQFSIDNGANFVANNTFNSLCAGTYDIVVEDALGCSVSGSVTLTEPTALTHSTTQVDLLCANDCNGEIDITEDGGTGPYQYSIDNGATNQGTGLFQNLCVGTYDILVTDASGCTSTSQVTLTEPAPLSVTIGITDATCYGQCDGMMNSIPTGGTGPGTYNYSWTPAVGGNVPLVTNLCAGAYDLSITDGNGCVLDTNGIVVGAPQAVTIDNVATVDETCGGDCDGSLTINSTGATEWSLDGITYGANNTFNNLCAGTYTVYAQDVNGCSANDQVTIQGPPPVEVVANGSTTICIGQSTTLTSLASGGVGGYTYAWDNGGNTQDINVTPAGSQAYCVVATDANGCNSPASCVNVNLNPPLSVVALSDQSICEGDDAQINAIGSGGNGGPYTYTWDQGIGTGQNQTVSPAFTTIYTVSVSDGCTTPNATANVTITVNTIPNVSFNADNLDGCAPVDVNFTETNVPAGSSCLWSFGDGGASTDCSNVNYSFENPGCWDVTLQVTTPEGCQTSSTITDYICVYDYPDPDFVFGPQPTTILEPTINFTNLTSGATTYTWTFDTAGNQDQSTATNPSYAFGDVGTFEVCLDAVSAEGCPAQACDSVIISEEFIVYVPNAFTPDGDEVNNEFVPIISGIIPDSYEFMVFNRWGELIFQTQIVGDGWDGTYKNVMSQEDVYVWKLKVEDQVGESHEYIGHVTLIK
- a CDS encoding class I SAM-dependent methyltransferase; its protein translation is MSLDLKSVSETLWIPLFGKAIETKRSNSQITDLKALEIANKAVELRPELNKWWKALSKESQGLMIWRSLEIDAFVSSYIESTDHPVVVNLGAGLCTRYERMRKLDEDLVWIEIDLPPVKKAWENFYQETEQHAYWTDSIFEDEWLNKIQGIKGQEVLFIAEGLFMYFSKEQVQEIINKIANKIVSAHIVMEVYSKFALLRPHPDVLRTGARKFENPWGVYTGKDFEKWSDKIRHHKDSYFLKHKKALRRVPLSHQFGSIIPFIAKAGKIVYLKTI
- a CDS encoding T9SS type A sorting domain-containing protein; the encoded protein is MKQLFTLLSLVLALNTFSQQTTHSFTWDGLTREYIKYVPASYDGSSAVPVVFCLHGLGDNMNNFTGIGMNYVADTANFIVITPQAIVDPLIGSSAWNSGASYLGYTLNGSVDDIGFFGAILDTLIADYNIDQSKVFSCGFSMGGFMTNRLGCEMNDRIAAIASVAGTIGGALNCTPGRAVPACHFHGTGDSTVYYEGNLYGNDAEDLATFWATNNNCGGTPTVTALPDIMSDGLTVTHSLYSSCDDGAEVELFRVDSAEHVWLTPANDIFYTTEIWKFFMKHSFESVSVDEVETPSFSVYPNPTNAMLQLELTEINNASIKLYDLLGNELINQKANALTESLDLGDLPSGTYFIKVVDNLKGLSTTQKVVLQH